The Tissierellales bacterium genome includes the window TAATTCTTCCTCTTCAACCTCTATTTCAAATTCGTCTTCAACACTCATTATCAGTTCTAATATATCTACAGAATCTGCATTTAGGTCATCTTGGAAAGACGTATCCATAGCCACATCTCCTTCTAAATTAAATTGTTCA containing:
- a CDS encoding acyl carrier protein codes for the protein EQFNLEGDVAMDTSFQDDLNADSVDILELIMSVEDEFEIEVEEEELEDISTVGDVVEYIENVKNVD